One Peptostreptococcus equinus genomic window carries:
- a CDS encoding class I adenylate-forming enzyme family protein, with translation MELVKTTLYQCFVDRAKESPHKLFIENGEESFTWENVNNITNKLSVLLYEQGVRKGSRVGLYGTNSASWIIAFLAIQKIGASAVLINSCYRINELVNCIDIADIQYILYTRSCECSMYDETINKLRLMRKYKHVKCFNIEHSYKEWMKIEEKTIKHAFNNIEFEKSDSHDISCVLFTSGTTNNCKGVLLSHYSLINNARQVIEEMKWSQDDIMCLVVPLFHCFGVSVSLLTSIIVGMKIQLLEKYSTIEVCKSIEEYKCTVLNGVPSMFLALVRNPRMQEFDLSTLKTGIIAGSPIYKEEYLEICNKLPSLNLQTSYGLTEASPCVTIAKFDDSIEKKSISAGKVIDNVEVKILDSNTFEECGPNVIGEIFVRGYNVTKGYLTNDPVVCDAVMPNGCLKTGDLGYLDSDNYLYIVGRRKNMIIRGGENISPYEIEEYIKKVDSRLNVLVFGIKSEVLQEEIVATIEGKDNSELVAKIKNELNNSISKYKIPKFIVFIETFPKTSTGKIDEKELKRLVNEKLK, from the coding sequence ATGGAATTAGTAAAGACAACACTATATCAATGTTTTGTTGATAGAGCTAAAGAAAGTCCGCACAAGCTTTTTATTGAAAATGGCGAAGAGAGTTTCACGTGGGAAAATGTTAATAATATAACCAACAAATTATCGGTTTTACTATATGAACAGGGTGTAAGAAAAGGTTCAAGAGTAGGATTGTATGGTACAAACAGTGCAAGCTGGATAATAGCATTTTTGGCGATTCAAAAAATTGGAGCATCTGCCGTACTAATTAATTCATGTTATAGAATAAATGAACTGGTTAATTGTATTGATATAGCTGACATACAGTATATTCTCTACACTAGAAGTTGTGAATGTTCTATGTATGATGAAACAATAAACAAGCTAAGATTAATGAGAAAATACAAGCATGTGAAATGTTTTAATATAGAGCACAGCTATAAAGAATGGATGAAAATAGAGGAAAAAACTATTAAACACGCTTTTAACAATATAGAATTTGAAAAAAGTGATTCACATGATATCTCTTGTGTTCTATTCACATCCGGTACAACAAATAATTGTAAGGGTGTATTATTAAGTCACTATTCCTTAATAAATAATGCACGTCAAGTTATTGAAGAGATGAAATGGTCACAAGATGATATAATGTGTTTAGTGGTTCCGTTATTTCATTGTTTTGGTGTGTCGGTAAGCTTGCTTACAAGTATAATTGTAGGTATGAAAATACAACTATTAGAGAAATATAGTACTATTGAAGTTTGCAAATCAATAGAAGAATACAAGTGTACAGTATTAAATGGGGTTCCAAGCATGTTTTTAGCTTTGGTAAGAAATCCAAGAATGCAAGAATTTGATTTATCAACTTTAAAAACTGGGATTATAGCTGGATCACCTATATATAAAGAAGAATATTTAGAAATATGCAACAAGTTACCAAGCTTAAATCTACAGACATCATATGGATTGACTGAAGCATCACCTTGTGTGACAATAGCAAAGTTTGATGACTCTATAGAAAAAAAATCGATTTCTGCTGGCAAGGTTATTGATAATGTAGAAGTAAAAATACTAGATAGTAATACTTTTGAAGAGTGTGGACCTAATGTAATCGGTGAGATATTTGTAAGGGGATATAATGTTACAAAAGGATATCTTACAAACGATCCAGTGGTTTGTGATGCCGTGATGCCTAATGGATGCTTAAAAACTGGGGATCTAGGATATTTAGATTCAGATAATTACCTATATATAGTAGGAAGAAGAAAAAATATGATAATAAGAGGTGGAGAAAATATATCGCCTTATGAAATAGAAGAATATATAAAAAAAGTTGATTCGAGACTTAATGTTTTAGTATTCGGTATAAAATCAGAAGTTTTGCAAGAGGAAATAGTAGCAACCATAGAAGGAAAGGATAACTCAGAACTAGTTGCAAAAATAAAAAATGAATTAAACAATTCTATTAGCAAGTATAAAATACCAAAGTTTATAGTCTTCATAGAAACGTTTCCTAAAACTTCGACAGGTAAGATTGACGAAAAAGAATTAAAAAGGCTTGTTAATGAAAAATTAAAATAA